Proteins encoded together in one Rhizobium bangladeshense window:
- a CDS encoding mechanosensitive ion channel family protein → MVVLSRIRTIVPFSAGAALASLLLCASIAMAQSPTPVDPQPESVQRFIAMFSDPDVQRFLQQQSQAARHVPEPPLEVPNRDPSFSEFTMRFRAHASALLGAVNSFPLETTRAWAIVEADIRANGGTRPILLIAAFVAAGLAAQWLFWWVSVGWRRWMSRASYRTISGRVVALAARFLWAGCYVLSFGLGSIGFFLLFQWPPVIREIVVGYLLATVIFRLGSALFEVFLTPRAEEEGGFRVVPLARDAACHWAKRLAYLVGWYAFGWVTIRLLDTLGFSLPARQLAAYCLGLVLLLIVIEAVWRRPSRSPSSQTSRIGVRARNWLWTSYFFAAWLLWVVGAMRLFWIAVVGAALPAAIALTKASVDNILRSPATEEDGHKRSTVVSVVVERGIRAALIVAAIVLLAQALDVRLTEMTMQDSPLLRLVRGLLSAGIILMIVDLAWNLVAVLIDRKLGDTEAVLEAGSDRERRRLRIRTLLPILRNFLMILFVAIAIMMALSSLGIEIGPLIAGAGVVGVAIGFGAQTVVKDVISGVFYLLDDAFRVGEYIQSGSYKGTVESFSLRSVKLRHHRGAVFIVPFSELGAIQNMSRDWVIEKMTITVTYDSDIEKARKIIKKIGLELFEDPEFKATTIEPLKMQGIDSLGDSGLLLRMKVMTLPGQQFTLKRRALRMIHEAFHENGIKLAVPTVQVSGGNGDAVGAAAQQTIAAHNVAIAAGPA, encoded by the coding sequence ATGGTTGTGCTGTCTAGGATCCGCACGATAGTGCCTTTTTCCGCGGGGGCCGCCCTGGCCTCCCTTCTTCTCTGCGCCTCGATTGCCATGGCGCAAAGCCCGACGCCTGTGGACCCGCAGCCTGAAAGCGTCCAGCGCTTCATCGCAATGTTCTCGGATCCTGACGTCCAGCGCTTCCTGCAGCAGCAGTCGCAGGCCGCCAGGCATGTGCCGGAACCACCCCTGGAAGTGCCGAACCGCGACCCCTCTTTTTCCGAATTCACGATGCGGTTCCGCGCCCACGCTTCCGCCCTTCTCGGCGCGGTGAATTCCTTTCCCCTGGAGACGACCCGAGCCTGGGCCATCGTCGAAGCGGACATTCGGGCAAACGGCGGGACGCGGCCGATTCTCCTGATCGCCGCCTTCGTCGCCGCTGGGCTGGCCGCTCAATGGCTGTTCTGGTGGGTCAGCGTCGGCTGGCGCAGATGGATGTCGCGCGCGTCCTACCGGACCATATCGGGAAGAGTTGTCGCATTGGCGGCAAGATTTCTGTGGGCGGGATGTTACGTCCTTTCCTTCGGCCTCGGCAGCATCGGCTTTTTCCTGCTGTTCCAATGGCCGCCTGTCATCAGGGAGATCGTCGTCGGATACCTCTTGGCGACCGTCATCTTCCGTCTGGGGAGCGCCCTTTTCGAGGTTTTCCTGACACCGCGGGCCGAAGAAGAGGGCGGGTTTCGGGTCGTCCCGCTCGCTCGGGATGCCGCCTGCCACTGGGCGAAACGGCTGGCCTATCTCGTCGGCTGGTATGCCTTCGGATGGGTGACCATCCGCCTGCTCGACACGTTAGGCTTTTCCCTTCCGGCCCGGCAGCTGGCCGCCTATTGCCTCGGCCTCGTCCTTCTCTTGATCGTCATTGAAGCCGTATGGAGACGTCCGTCCCGATCGCCTTCCAGCCAAACCAGCCGAATCGGCGTGAGGGCCCGCAACTGGCTCTGGACGTCCTATTTCTTTGCCGCCTGGCTGCTATGGGTAGTCGGTGCCATGCGGCTGTTCTGGATAGCGGTGGTCGGTGCCGCCCTACCCGCCGCCATCGCCCTTACCAAGGCGTCGGTCGACAATATCTTGCGGTCTCCCGCAACCGAGGAGGATGGTCATAAGCGAAGCACCGTCGTCTCCGTGGTCGTCGAACGCGGCATCAGAGCCGCACTGATCGTCGCAGCCATCGTCCTGCTTGCGCAGGCGCTGGACGTCCGGTTGACTGAGATGACGATGCAAGATTCTCCCCTTCTGCGACTCGTGCGTGGCCTCCTCAGCGCCGGGATCATTCTCATGATCGTCGACCTGGCTTGGAACCTCGTGGCAGTCCTGATCGATCGCAAGCTCGGCGACACCGAGGCGGTCCTCGAAGCCGGAAGCGATCGGGAGCGGCGGCGCTTGCGCATCAGGACCCTTCTGCCGATCCTTCGCAATTTCCTGATGATCCTCTTCGTCGCAATCGCGATCATGATGGCCTTGTCGTCCCTCGGTATCGAAATCGGCCCGTTGATCGCAGGTGCAGGAGTAGTTGGCGTCGCAATCGGCTTCGGGGCGCAGACCGTGGTCAAGGACGTCATTAGCGGAGTGTTCTACCTGCTCGATGATGCCTTCCGCGTGGGCGAATACATCCAGAGCGGCAGTTACAAGGGCACCGTCGAGTCGTTCAGTTTGCGATCCGTCAAGCTCAGGCACCACCGCGGAGCGGTCTTCATCGTCCCCTTTAGCGAGCTCGGAGCGATCCAGAACATGAGCCGCGATTGGGTGATCGAGAAGATGACGATCACTGTCACCTACGATTCCGATATCGAGAAGGCACGCAAGATAATCAAGAAGATAGGCCTGGAATTGTTCGAGGATCCGGAGTTCAAAGCAACGACCATCGAGCCCCTGAAAATGCAGGGGATTGATAGCCTCGGCGACTCCGGTCTGCTCCTGCGAATGAAGGTCATGACCCTTCCAGGCCAGCAGTTCACGCTGAAGCGGCGGGCACTCCGAATGATCCATGAGGCGTTCCATGAAAACGGCATCAAGCTCGCCGTGCCGACTGTCCAGGTCTCCGGCGGAAACGGCGACGCCGTCGGCGCCGCCGCCCAGCAGACGATCGCGGCGCACAATGTAGCGATAGCCGCGGGTCCGGCCTGA
- a CDS encoding MarC family protein yields the protein MDFTVIDAALVGKLLLLLLIGLGPKIALVPFLEKTHAFDTETKARIGRRMVLIAVVTALILFATGALLMRLLHITGGAVAVAGGIILALIAIKMASGPTERPHDEVAAPLDPDKLAVFPLAVPYLLNPVGITIIIIASGEVVSVASAMLVIALILIVGAFDYLVFTNTDKLAKHMKPASMIVSEVVFGILLTAVAVQLIVVGLSNLGIIAPPAAH from the coding sequence ATGGATTTCACAGTCATCGATGCCGCACTTGTCGGAAAACTTCTTCTGCTCCTTCTGATCGGTTTGGGACCAAAGATCGCCCTCGTGCCGTTCCTGGAAAAGACCCATGCCTTCGACACCGAGACCAAAGCTCGCATTGGCCGCCGTATGGTTCTGATCGCCGTGGTCACGGCCCTGATTCTGTTCGCGACCGGCGCACTGCTGATGCGGCTCCTCCACATTACGGGCGGAGCGGTCGCGGTCGCCGGCGGCATCATCCTCGCGCTGATCGCGATCAAGATGGCATCGGGACCAACGGAAAGACCGCACGACGAAGTTGCAGCTCCGCTCGACCCGGACAAGCTGGCCGTATTTCCGCTTGCGGTCCCGTACCTGCTCAATCCTGTCGGCATCACCATCATCATCATCGCCTCTGGCGAAGTCGTCTCGGTCGCCAGCGCCATGCTCGTCATTGCCCTGATCCTGATCGTCGGTGCGTTCGATTATCTGGTATTCACCAATACCGATAAGCTTGCCAAGCACATGAAGCCTGCCAGCATGATCGTCTCGGAGGTCGTCTTCGGCATTCTGCTGACCGCAGTCGCAGTCCAACTGATCGTCGTCGGGCTCAGCAACCTCGGAATCATCGCCCCGCCCGCAGCCCATTAG
- a CDS encoding NTP transferase domain-containing protein translates to MLKAICDLPVEVVRNEDYASGMAASLRVGVARAQKDRPDGIMIALADMPAITDLHLNLLIDAFRKNGGSHVVRAVANGCRISFRISRVTLARAF, encoded by the coding sequence GTGCTGAAGGCGATCTGTGATCTGCCAGTCGAGGTGGTGCGCAACGAGGACTACGCATCGGGCATGGCGGCATCCTTACGGGTCGGAGTGGCACGTGCGCAAAAGGATCGGCCGGACGGCATCATGATAGCGCTCGCCGACATGCCTGCGATAACGGATCTGCATCTCAATCTGCTGATCGACGCTTTTCGCAAGAATGGCGGCAGTCATGTGGTGCGCGCCGTCGCGAATGGTTGCAGGATCTCATTCAGGATCTCAAGGGTGACGTTGGCGCGCGCCTTTTGA
- a CDS encoding NTP transferase domain-containing protein, translating to MPNHIHVELMGTGIIPALPVAVVILAAGRSSRMGKGENHKLLATFDGVPLVRKSVLIVLSCQCSRVYVVTRPQA from the coding sequence ATGCCGAACCATATCCATGTGGAACTAATGGGTACCGGGATCATTCCAGCTCTCCCTGTTGCCGTCGTCATCCTAGCGGCAGGGAGATCAAGTCGAATGGGCAAAGGAGAGAATCACAAGCTCCTTGCCACTTTCGACGGCGTCCCTCTGGTTCGAAAGTCCGTCCTTATCGTATTATCCTGCCAATGTTCCCGCGTTTACGTCGTCACCCGGCCACAGGCATGA
- a CDS encoding GlxA family transcriptional regulator, whose product MNRMQIKKRSLVFFMVPQFTMLPFSAAVDTLRIANRMLGYQAYTWRLASVDGEKVYSSCGIGIEANSSLAEERRHLGGENRPGMVLVCSGIDIEEFNNKSVNAWLRECYNRGVAVGSLCTGAHVLAQAGLLNGKRCAIHWENLPGFSEAFPQAEVYADLYEVDGNLYTCAGGTASLDMMLNLIGEDFGESLVNRICEQHLTDRVRNPHDRQRLPLRARLGVQNAKVLSIIELMEGNLAEPLSLIEIADGAGLSRRQIERLFRQEMGRSPARYYLEIRLDRARHLLVQSSMPVVEVAVACGFVSASHFSKCYRELYHRSPQQERAERKLTMATSRQAVAA is encoded by the coding sequence ATGAACAGGATGCAGATCAAGAAGCGCTCACTGGTCTTCTTTATGGTACCGCAATTCACCATGCTGCCCTTTTCGGCAGCGGTGGACACCTTGCGCATCGCCAACCGCATGCTCGGCTATCAGGCCTATACCTGGCGGCTCGCCTCGGTCGACGGAGAGAAGGTCTATTCCTCCTGCGGCATCGGCATCGAGGCGAACTCCTCGCTTGCCGAGGAGCGCCGCCATCTTGGCGGCGAAAACCGTCCCGGCATGGTGCTCGTCTGTTCCGGCATCGATATCGAGGAATTCAACAACAAATCCGTCAATGCCTGGCTGCGTGAATGCTACAATCGCGGCGTCGCCGTCGGCAGCCTCTGTACGGGCGCGCATGTGCTGGCACAGGCCGGCCTTCTGAACGGCAAGCGTTGCGCCATCCACTGGGAGAACCTGCCCGGCTTTTCCGAAGCCTTTCCGCAGGCGGAGGTCTATGCCGATCTCTACGAGGTCGACGGCAATCTCTATACCTGTGCCGGCGGCACCGCCTCGCTCGACATGATGCTGAACCTGATCGGCGAGGATTTCGGTGAAAGCCTCGTCAACCGCATCTGTGAACAGCACCTGACCGACCGCGTGCGCAACCCGCACGACCGCCAGCGCCTGCCGCTGCGCGCCCGCCTCGGCGTTCAGAACGCCAAGGTGCTGTCGATCATCGAGCTGATGGAAGGCAATCTCGCCGAGCCGCTGTCGCTGATCGAGATCGCCGATGGCGCCGGTCTCTCCCGCCGCCAGATCGAACGGCTGTTCCGCCAGGAGATGGGCCGTTCGCCGGCGCGCTACTATCTGGAAATTCGCCTTGACCGCGCGCGCCACCTGCTGGTGCAGTCCTCGATGCCCGTCGTCGAGGTCGCCGTCGCCTGCGGCTTCGTCTCGGCCTCGCATTTTTCCAAGTGTTATCGCGAACTCTACCACCGCTCGCCGCAGCAGGAACGCGCCGAGCGCAAGTTGACGATGGCGACGTCAAGACAGGCGGTCGCGGCGTAG
- a CDS encoding diguanylate cyclase, with amino-acid sequence MAFQADFQRDGLGLRSSGLKILLVEDSRMFSAVLCHRFQTELGLAVKSCSSLKALRRELAEDSHGYTMAVVDLNLPDSPYGEALDCTIEHDIPAIVFTATFDLNTRNKILERNVIDYVLKDNEFALDNLVATVRRAISNRKTRVLVVDDVVSARQVLVDLLKAQQYLVVEASSGLEALAALEAYSDIELVVTDHHMPDMSGYELTRRIRHRFGSDRLRVIGVSSSNDRMLSASFLKAGASDFVYRPFVAEELQCRIANNAETLAQMRQLRAAAACDYLTGLYNRRYFYDNGPKLVNECLRLKVPSSVAILDIDHFKRLNDTYGHEIGDKVLKAVANRLFTIFDGSDNLLSRLGGEEFAILFPQMDSAAATKLCDEIRSDISRLKVTADDEELGVTISIGIAEIGSYETFENYLNAADQFLYMAKHRGRNQVYSDAKMTEEAAQ; translated from the coding sequence GTGGCTTTTCAGGCGGATTTTCAGCGGGATGGGCTTGGGCTGCGCTCCAGCGGCCTCAAAATACTTCTGGTTGAAGATTCCCGAATGTTTTCCGCCGTGCTCTGCCACCGGTTCCAGACGGAGCTTGGTCTTGCCGTCAAATCCTGCTCGTCGCTGAAGGCGCTTCGCAGGGAGCTCGCCGAGGACAGCCACGGCTACACCATGGCGGTCGTCGATCTCAACCTTCCGGATTCGCCCTATGGCGAAGCGCTCGACTGCACGATCGAACACGATATTCCGGCAATCGTGTTCACCGCCACGTTCGATCTCAATACGCGCAACAAGATCTTGGAGCGCAATGTTATCGATTACGTGTTGAAGGACAATGAGTTCGCGCTCGACAACCTCGTCGCCACGGTACGCCGCGCGATCTCCAACCGGAAAACGCGGGTCCTCGTCGTCGACGATGTCGTCTCGGCACGCCAGGTTCTTGTCGACCTCTTGAAGGCGCAGCAATATCTCGTCGTCGAGGCAAGCTCAGGGCTCGAGGCGCTGGCTGCGCTCGAAGCCTATAGCGATATCGAACTCGTCGTCACTGATCATCACATGCCCGATATGAGCGGTTACGAGCTCACGCGGCGCATCCGACACCGCTTCGGATCGGACCGGCTGCGCGTCATCGGCGTTTCCTCATCCAACGATCGCATGCTGTCCGCGAGTTTCCTCAAGGCCGGCGCCAGCGACTTCGTCTACCGGCCCTTCGTGGCCGAGGAGCTGCAATGCCGCATCGCCAACAATGCGGAAACACTGGCGCAGATGCGCCAGTTGAGGGCTGCTGCCGCCTGCGACTATCTCACCGGCCTCTATAACCGCCGCTATTTCTACGATAACGGTCCAAAGCTGGTGAACGAGTGCCTGCGGCTGAAAGTGCCGAGTTCGGTTGCCATTCTCGATATCGACCATTTCAAGCGGCTGAACGACACATACGGGCATGAGATCGGCGACAAGGTGCTGAAGGCAGTCGCAAACAGGCTGTTCACGATCTTCGATGGCAGCGACAACCTGCTCTCGCGCCTCGGCGGCGAGGAGTTCGCCATCCTCTTTCCGCAGATGGATTCGGCCGCCGCCACCAAGCTCTGCGACGAGATCCGCTCGGATATTTCGCGGCTGAAGGTAACGGCCGACGACGAGGAACTCGGCGTCACAATCTCGATTGGCATCGCCGAGATCGGCAGCTACGAAACTTTCGAAAACTACCTGAATGCCGCTGACCAATTCCTCTATATGGCCAAGCATCGCGGCCGTAACCAGGTCTACTCCGACGCCAAGATGACGGAGGAGGCGGCGCAGTAG
- a CDS encoding response regulator has protein sequence MAFLGISGMQYSGEMFAGARIIVAEDSNVFTSMISKRLKELFDIEVEICRNFEDLQFSYDKSSDPITLAISNINLPGAENGEALEYLVDLSIPTIVFTGTFHEGMRDKLIAKDIVDYILKDNIFAVDLLAESICRFLTNHRHHVLIVDDSATARALLSSRLKRYNFRVSTAENGAKALEILKANRDIGLMITDYNMPDIDGFELTRRIRAHIGSHELRIIGVSSSSNRLLSARFLKAGGNDFMLRPFIDEEFYCRVNQNLDTLLQIQSMRKERAVA, from the coding sequence ATGGCATTTTTAGGTATTTCGGGGATGCAATATTCCGGAGAGATGTTTGCCGGCGCGCGCATTATTGTCGCGGAAGATTCAAACGTATTCACCTCGATGATCAGCAAACGCCTCAAGGAGTTGTTCGACATAGAGGTCGAGATCTGCCGCAACTTCGAGGACCTGCAGTTCTCTTACGACAAATCGTCCGATCCGATCACGCTGGCGATCTCGAATATCAATCTGCCCGGCGCCGAAAACGGCGAAGCGCTCGAATATCTGGTCGACCTCTCGATCCCGACGATCGTCTTCACCGGCACCTTCCATGAAGGCATGCGGGACAAGCTGATCGCCAAGGACATCGTCGACTATATCCTCAAGGACAATATCTTCGCCGTCGACCTTCTGGCGGAGTCGATCTGCCGGTTCCTGACCAATCATCGCCATCACGTGCTGATCGTCGACGACAGCGCGACGGCGCGCGCGCTGCTGTCGAGTCGGCTGAAGCGCTATAATTTCCGAGTCAGCACCGCCGAAAATGGCGCCAAGGCGCTGGAGATCCTGAAGGCCAATCGCGACATCGGCCTGATGATCACCGATTACAATATGCCCGATATAGATGGCTTCGAACTGACGCGGCGGATCCGGGCCCATATCGGCTCGCACGAATTGCGCATTATCGGTGTTTCCTCCTCATCGAACAGGCTGCTTTCGGCCCGGTTCCTGAAGGCGGGCGGCAATGACTTCATGCTACGCCCGTTCATCGACGAGGAGTTCTACTGCCGCGTCAACCAGAACCTCGACACGCTGCTGCAGATCCAGTCAATGCGCAAGGAGCGGGCGGTTGCCTGA
- a CDS encoding squalene cyclase → MIGLDWVIEWLLDSDPAIRWQVMRDLIDAPAREWMAERAKVETEGWGAKLLSFQDEDGQWAGGAFLPAEFDPHEWREHGQPWTATTFSLSQLREFGLDPSSERAGRTVALIGANARWEEGGQPYWEGEVEECINGRTVADGAYFGIDVSSIVERLTGERLDDGGWNCERARGSLRSSFASTINVLEGLLEFERSTGGTPLSREARSTGENFLLERNLFRRLGTGEPADERFLHFLHPNRWRYDILRALDYFRSSAILTGADPDPRLGEAIDHLRSRRLQDGRWPIDWRLPGRVWFHVDEEQGQPSRWITLRAMRVLRWWDTQASIRA, encoded by the coding sequence ATGATCGGATTGGATTGGGTGATCGAATGGCTTCTTGATTCCGATCCGGCGATCCGCTGGCAGGTGATGCGCGACCTCATCGACGCTCCGGCGCGGGAATGGATGGCCGAGCGGGCCAAAGTTGAAACCGAAGGCTGGGGCGCGAAGCTCCTCTCCTTTCAGGACGAAGACGGGCAATGGGCGGGTGGCGCCTTTCTGCCCGCCGAATTCGATCCCCATGAATGGCGCGAGCACGGCCAGCCTTGGACGGCCACGACATTTTCGCTGTCGCAACTGCGAGAGTTCGGTCTCGACCCGTCATCGGAACGCGCCGGGCGCACCGTCGCGTTGATCGGCGCCAACGCCCGTTGGGAAGAAGGTGGCCAACCCTATTGGGAGGGGGAGGTCGAGGAATGCATCAACGGCCGGACCGTGGCAGACGGCGCCTATTTTGGCATCGACGTCTCCTCCATCGTCGAGAGGCTTACCGGCGAGCGCCTCGACGACGGCGGCTGGAACTGCGAACGAGCCCGCGGTTCTCTTCGCTCCTCCTTCGCCAGCACTATCAACGTGCTGGAAGGCTTACTGGAATTCGAAAGATCGACGGGCGGCACGCCACTGTCCCGCGAGGCGCGCAGCACGGGTGAGAACTTCCTGCTTGAACGCAACCTATTTCGACGCCTCGGCACCGGCGAACCGGCAGACGAACGCTTCCTGCACTTCCTCCACCCCAATCGCTGGCGCTACGACATCCTGCGTGCGCTCGACTACTTCAGGTCAAGCGCCATACTGACCGGCGCCGACCCCGATCCTCGCCTCGGCGAGGCGATAGACCATCTCCGTTCAAGGCGTTTACAGGACGGCCGATGGCCGATCGACTGGCGCCTGCCGGGACGCGTCTGGTTCCATGTAGACGAGGAGCAAGGTCAGCCTTCGCGCTGGATAACGCTGCGGGCGATGCGGGTGCTCAGATGGTGGGATACTCAGGCATCAATCAGAGCCTGA
- a CDS encoding DUF6428 family protein translates to MSAIDNNKSQADEISLGLLLNALSHDKEAPLVFHYEGRAVKPGYHVTEVKAGQFAALDCGANPEAWMEIFIQLWDIDEDQRTHMSAGKVHTIIRKVTEHVELDGNAKLTFEVSDGIRPIQLYRAGMPILRSGAIHVSLSPRPASCKPRDRWLAQEDRKAVGCCSPSAAGSRCCA, encoded by the coding sequence ATGAGTGCAATCGACAACAATAAAAGTCAGGCGGACGAAATCAGCCTCGGTCTGCTGCTTAATGCGCTCTCCCACGACAAGGAGGCGCCGCTGGTTTTCCATTACGAAGGCCGGGCGGTGAAGCCTGGCTATCATGTCACCGAGGTGAAGGCGGGCCAATTCGCGGCGCTGGATTGCGGCGCCAATCCAGAAGCATGGATGGAAATTTTCATTCAGCTTTGGGATATCGATGAAGACCAGCGCACGCATATGTCGGCCGGCAAAGTTCACACGATCATCCGAAAGGTCACTGAACATGTGGAGTTGGACGGCAACGCCAAGCTCACTTTCGAAGTCAGCGACGGCATCCGGCCGATACAGCTCTATCGTGCGGGGATGCCAATCTTGCGTTCCGGCGCCATCCATGTTTCGCTTTCGCCGCGGCCGGCAAGCTGCAAGCCGCGCGATCGCTGGCTCGCCCAGGAGGACAGGAAGGCCGTCGGCTGCTGCAGCCCGTCGGCGGCGGGGAGCCGTTGCTGCGCCTAG
- a CDS encoding ArsR/SmtB family transcription factor, which yields MDQRQALAAFGALSQETRLHIIRMLVVSGPDGMAAGSIAEKAEVSPSNVSFHLKELERSGLITQQRESRSIIYTANYDALGSLIRFLMEDCCGGNAEICAPAAVVVACCAPATKEGLQ from the coding sequence ATGGATCAACGTCAAGCCCTCGCCGCATTCGGCGCCCTGTCGCAGGAAACGCGCCTTCACATCATCCGCATGCTCGTCGTCTCGGGCCCTGACGGAATGGCGGCGGGCTCCATCGCCGAAAAGGCGGAGGTTTCGCCGTCCAACGTCTCCTTCCACCTGAAGGAGCTGGAGCGATCCGGGCTGATTACCCAGCAGCGTGAATCGCGCTCGATCATCTACACCGCCAACTACGATGCGCTCGGCAGCCTGATCCGTTTCCTGATGGAGGATTGTTGCGGCGGAAACGCGGAAATCTGCGCGCCCGCCGCCGTAGTTGTTGCATGCTGTGCACCTGCAACCAAGGAGGGACTGCAATGA
- a CDS encoding arsenate reductase ArsC produces the protein MTTDRAYNVLFLCTANSSRSIMAESILEAEGKGRFKAHSAGSQPKGEVNPLALKELQALGYPATGFRSKSWDEFAKPGAPQMDFIFTVCDTAHGEACPVWIGHPMTAHWGVEDPAAVEGSDVEKGRAFAQAARFLKNRIMAFLSLPLSSIDKLALEQHLHQIGAMEGTTAKPAGAG, from the coding sequence ATGACCACTGACCGCGCTTATAACGTGCTCTTTCTTTGCACCGCCAATTCTTCCCGCTCGATTATGGCCGAATCCATCCTGGAGGCGGAAGGCAAGGGCCGGTTCAAGGCCCATTCAGCCGGCAGCCAGCCGAAAGGCGAGGTCAATCCTCTGGCCCTGAAGGAGCTGCAGGCATTGGGTTACCCCGCGACCGGCTTCCGATCTAAGAGTTGGGACGAGTTCGCCAAGCCCGGCGCACCACAGATGGACTTCATCTTCACCGTCTGCGACACCGCCCACGGCGAAGCCTGTCCCGTCTGGATCGGCCATCCGATGACCGCTCACTGGGGCGTCGAGGATCCGGCCGCCGTCGAGGGCAGCGACGTCGAGAAGGGCCGCGCCTTCGCCCAGGCCGCCCGCTTCCTCAAGAACCGGATCATGGCCTTCCTCAGCCTGCCCTTGTCGTCGATCGACAAGCTGGCGCTGGAGCAGCATTTGCACCAGATCGGCGCGATGGAAGGCACAACCGCAAAACCGGCAGGGGCTGGCTGA
- a CDS encoding MIP/aquaporin family protein: protein MASFDLPRRLVAEAFGTAMLVATVVGSGIMATSLTEDVGLALLGNTLATGAILVVLITVLGPISGAHFNPAVSLIFAMSRSLPKRELGGYVLAQIAGGVAGTIAAHLMFALPLLEMSSKVRTGGPQWFSEGIATFGLVSVILAGIRFEQKAVPWLVGLYITAAYWFTASTSFANPAVALARSLTDTFSGIRPVDLPGFWIAEIIGAVAALLLFTWLLQPAETSSSTLPSEAKL from the coding sequence ATGGCGTCGTTCGATCTGCCGCGCCGGCTGGTCGCAGAGGCCTTCGGCACCGCCATGCTGGTCGCAACGGTCGTCGGATCGGGCATCATGGCGACATCATTGACCGAGGATGTCGGCCTCGCCCTCCTCGGAAATACGCTTGCGACCGGAGCGATCCTGGTTGTGCTGATCACCGTCCTTGGACCGATCTCCGGCGCCCATTTCAATCCGGCCGTCTCACTGATCTTCGCCATGTCGCGTTCCCTGCCGAAACGCGAGCTCGGCGGCTATGTGCTGGCGCAGATCGCCGGAGGCGTGGCAGGGACGATCGCCGCTCACCTGATGTTTGCACTCCCGCTTCTGGAGATGTCGAGCAAGGTCCGCACCGGCGGCCCGCAATGGTTTTCCGAGGGTATCGCGACCTTCGGCCTCGTCTCGGTCATTCTCGCCGGTATCCGCTTCGAGCAGAAGGCAGTTCCATGGCTGGTCGGGCTTTACATTACCGCCGCCTACTGGTTCACCGCCTCGACCTCCTTCGCCAATCCGGCGGTTGCTCTCGCCCGCTCCCTGACCGACACCTTCTCCGGCATCCGCCCGGTCGATCTCCCGGGTTTCTGGATCGCCGAAATCATCGGCGCGGTTGCTGCTCTCTTGCTGTTCACCTGGCTGCTGCAGCCAGCCGAAACATCCTCATCAACCCTGCCATCAGAGGCGAAGCTATGA
- the arsC gene encoding arsenate reductase (glutaredoxin) (This arsenate reductase requires both glutathione and glutaredoxin to convert arsenate to arsenite, after which the efflux transporter formed by ArsA and ArsB can extrude the arsenite from the cell, providing resistance.), with the protein MNVTIYHNPGCGTSRNTLAMIRNAGIEPDIIEYVKNPPSREELAKMIVDAGLTVRQAIREKDTPYAELGLDNPDLTDDQLLDAMLAQPILINRPFVVTPLGTRLSRPSEVVLEILPETHKGPFTKEDGEKVLDAEGKRVV; encoded by the coding sequence ATGAACGTCACCATCTATCACAATCCCGGCTGCGGCACGTCGCGCAACACTCTGGCGATGATCCGCAATGCCGGCATCGAGCCTGATATCATCGAATATGTTAAGAACCCGCCATCGCGCGAGGAATTGGCGAAAATGATAGTCGATGCCGGCCTCACGGTGCGCCAGGCCATCCGCGAGAAAGATACGCCCTATGCCGAACTCGGCCTCGACAATCCTGATCTGACCGACGATCAGCTTCTCGACGCCATGCTGGCGCAGCCAATCCTGATCAACCGGCCCTTCGTCGTCACGCCGCTCGGCACACGCCTTTCGCGACCGTCCGAGGTGGTCCTGGAAATCCTGCCGGAGACGCACAAGGGACCATTCACAAAGGAAGACGGCGAAAAGGTGCTCGATGCCGAAGGCAAGCGCGTTGTCTGA